Proteins from a single region of Nitrospirota bacterium:
- the amrA gene encoding AmmeMemoRadiSam system protein A, translated as MHPVAELARRTVEVYVREGRVLQTPDPLPPELLHESGVFVSLKKHGELRGCIGTYIPTCKSVGEEIIANAISAATKDPRFSPVEENELKDLTYSVDILSYPEKIHGLHDLDPRKYGIIIVSGSRKGLLLPDLEGVDTVEEQLRITKMKAGILPHEEAEIYRFEVKRYK; from the coding sequence ATGCATCCCGTTGCCGAACTTGCCAGAAGAACTGTGGAAGTATATGTCAGGGAAGGCAGGGTATTACAGACGCCAGACCCTTTACCACCCGAATTGCTTCATGAGTCAGGAGTTTTTGTCAGTCTCAAAAAACACGGCGAACTGAGGGGATGCATCGGGACGTACATCCCGACCTGCAAATCTGTCGGGGAAGAAATCATCGCAAATGCCATATCGGCAGCAACAAAAGACCCCCGGTTCTCTCCTGTCGAAGAAAATGAACTCAAAGATCTCACCTACTCTGTCGATATCCTCTCCTACCCCGAAAAAATACACGGCCTTCACGACCTCGATCCCCGAAAATATGGCATAATTATTGTAAGCGGCAGCAGAAAAGGTCTGTTGCTGCCTGACCTCGAGGGTGTCGATACGGTAGAAGAGCAGCTGCGCATTACCAAAATGAAAGCAGGAATATTGCCTCATGAGGAGGCAGAAATCTATCGATTTGAGGTAAAAAGATACAAATGA
- a CDS encoding polyprenyl synthetase family protein has product MHLEEIFNAYQHDLKIVEDKIRDIFSSHVFTIPLIGKHILDGGGKRLRPLILLLSAELAGFRGDARLILAGIIESIHTASLLHDDVVDGAEIRRGKLPAHSIWGNQVVILVGDFLYSNALRLAVLQRSQRIMEALSEATTRMTEGEILQLSKTADPDISEEDYLNIISAKTAALISAACRIGGILGSVHEDMENALARFGLKTGIAFQMADDILDYMAEESELGKRLGKDLREGKITLPLICLLKTVTPSEKEQIKNIIKNGFKKSGLRIILKLFRKYHTIEQSLGKAQDLIADAKAELSVFPDSDAKKALFAIADYTLQRNK; this is encoded by the coding sequence ATGCATCTGGAAGAGATATTCAATGCCTATCAACATGATCTGAAAATCGTCGAAGATAAAATCCGTGACATATTCAGCAGCCACGTTTTTACCATTCCGCTTATCGGCAAACATATCCTCGACGGAGGCGGCAAGAGACTTCGACCATTAATCCTCCTGCTGAGTGCAGAACTGGCAGGATTCCGTGGTGATGCACGTCTCATTCTGGCAGGGATTATCGAATCCATACATACGGCTTCACTGCTCCATGACGACGTTGTTGACGGCGCGGAGATACGACGGGGCAAGCTTCCTGCCCATTCAATCTGGGGAAATCAGGTTGTCATACTTGTCGGGGATTTTCTTTATTCCAATGCACTGAGACTTGCTGTTCTGCAAAGGAGCCAGCGGATCATGGAGGCACTTTCTGAGGCTACTACAAGGATGACCGAAGGAGAGATTCTTCAGCTTTCCAAGACCGCAGACCCGGATATCTCCGAAGAGGACTACCTGAATATCATCTCTGCGAAAACCGCTGCGTTGATTTCTGCCGCATGCCGCATCGGGGGTATCCTTGGATCAGTTCATGAAGATATGGAAAATGCACTGGCGCGATTCGGTCTGAAGACCGGTATTGCATTTCAGATGGCAGATGATATACTTGATTATATGGCGGAAGAATCAGAACTGGGAAAACGTCTCGGGAAAGACCTCAGGGAGGGGAAAATAACTCTCCCACTTATATGTCTTCTGAAAACTGTCACTCCTTCAGAGAAGGAACAGATAAAAAATATTATAAAAAACGGTTTTAAAAAGAGCGGGCTCAGGATAATACTGAAGCTTTTCAGGAAATATCACACGATAGAGCAGTCGCTGGGAAAGGCGCAAGACCTGATCGCTGATGCTAAGGCAGAACTTTCGGTTTTTCCGGATTCAGACGCAAAAAAGGCGCTGTTCGCAATTGCCGATTATACGCTTCAGAGAAATAAATAG